A stretch of Microbulbifer sp. SAOS-129_SWC DNA encodes these proteins:
- a CDS encoding glycoside hydrolase family 97 protein: MKPRKHSLFGAFLLFLSFGAAAGDTLTVASPSGKLSVEFFLTRDGQPAYRASSRGRELIHESHLGFTLDKAAALNKGFFVRDSALSSFDNIWEQPWGEQHFIRNHYRQLKVQLQEDGGDRRQLNLVFRVFDDGLAFRYEFPQQPKLQQFAVTDELTEFNLAGDYSAWWTPAQAGNQYEYLYRNTSLSKIPLAHTPLTMKTGDGLYLSLHEAALHDYSTMNIAAGQNGHLKAELVPWSKETDVRAKLHTPAVTPWRSLQVADSAAGLINSYLTLNLNEPNKLGDVSWVKPGKYVGIWWELHLEKGTWHSGPKHGATTANTKKYIDFAAANGFDGVLVEGWNQGWDGEWWNGGGDKFNFTKPYPDYDIDELSRYAADKGVYIIGHHETGAAVNNYERQLEGAYDFLEQHGMKAVKTGYVETGEQLLNGNYHHGQSFVRHQQKVIDTAARHHVMVVAHETVKDTGERRTYPNMISREVARGQEYNAWSEDGGNPPNHTATLPFTRLLSGPMDFTPGIFDLTLPSRPNNRVNTTLAKQLALYVVIYSPVQMAADLPENYAKYPDAFQFIKDVPTDWESTRALDGEIGEYISIARRERGGDDWFVGALTNEKARDLDINLDFLDKDLSYTATLYRDGDKADYRSNPESYAIETRTVKADDHIAAHLAAGGGLAISLVANKSE; the protein is encoded by the coding sequence ATGAAACCCCGCAAGCATTCCCTGTTCGGAGCCTTTCTCCTTTTTCTCTCTTTCGGCGCCGCCGCCGGCGACACCCTGACGGTAGCCTCGCCGTCCGGAAAACTGTCCGTGGAGTTCTTTCTTACCCGCGACGGCCAGCCCGCCTACCGCGCCAGCAGCCGCGGCCGTGAACTGATCCACGAATCGCACCTGGGCTTTACCCTGGACAAGGCAGCGGCGCTGAACAAAGGCTTTTTCGTGCGCGACTCCGCGCTGTCGAGTTTCGATAATATCTGGGAACAGCCTTGGGGCGAACAGCACTTTATTCGCAACCACTACCGGCAGCTTAAAGTCCAGCTACAGGAGGATGGCGGCGACCGGCGTCAGCTCAACCTGGTATTTCGCGTCTTCGACGACGGCCTCGCCTTTCGCTATGAATTCCCCCAGCAGCCGAAACTACAGCAGTTCGCCGTCACCGATGAGCTGACCGAATTCAATCTCGCCGGCGACTACAGCGCCTGGTGGACCCCGGCCCAGGCCGGCAACCAGTATGAATACCTGTACCGCAACACCTCGCTCAGCAAGATACCGCTGGCCCACACACCGCTGACGATGAAAACCGGTGACGGCCTCTACCTCAGCCTGCACGAAGCCGCGCTGCACGACTATTCCACGATGAATATCGCCGCGGGCCAAAATGGCCATCTCAAGGCCGAGCTGGTGCCCTGGAGTAAAGAGACCGACGTGCGCGCCAAGTTGCACACGCCGGCAGTCACACCCTGGCGCAGCCTGCAGGTGGCCGACTCCGCCGCTGGCCTGATCAACTCCTACCTGACCCTGAACCTCAACGAACCCAACAAACTCGGCGATGTGTCCTGGGTAAAACCGGGTAAATATGTCGGCATCTGGTGGGAACTGCACCTGGAAAAAGGCACCTGGCACAGCGGGCCGAAACACGGTGCCACCACCGCCAACACCAAAAAATATATCGACTTCGCCGCCGCCAACGGCTTCGACGGTGTATTGGTGGAAGGCTGGAACCAGGGCTGGGACGGCGAGTGGTGGAACGGTGGCGGTGACAAGTTCAATTTCACCAAGCCCTACCCGGATTACGACATCGACGAACTGAGCCGCTACGCCGCCGACAAGGGTGTCTATATTATCGGCCACCACGAAACCGGCGCAGCGGTGAATAACTACGAGCGCCAGTTGGAAGGCGCCTACGATTTCCTGGAGCAGCACGGCATGAAAGCGGTCAAGACCGGCTATGTGGAAACCGGCGAGCAGCTGCTGAACGGCAACTACCACCACGGCCAGTCGTTCGTGCGTCACCAGCAGAAGGTGATTGACACTGCCGCCCGCCACCATGTGATGGTCGTGGCCCATGAGACGGTAAAAGATACCGGCGAGCGCCGCACCTACCCGAATATGATTTCCCGCGAGGTGGCGCGCGGCCAGGAGTACAACGCCTGGTCGGAAGATGGTGGCAATCCACCGAATCACACCGCCACGCTGCCGTTCACACGGCTGTTGTCCGGCCCGATGGATTTCACTCCCGGCATTTTTGACCTTACCCTGCCGAGCAGACCGAACAACCGCGTCAACACCACCCTGGCCAAACAGCTGGCGCTCTATGTGGTGATCTACTCACCGGTGCAGATGGCCGCGGACCTGCCAGAAAATTATGCCAAATATCCCGATGCCTTCCAGTTTATCAAGGACGTGCCGACCGACTGGGAGAGCACCCGCGCACTGGACGGCGAGATCGGCGAGTACATCAGCATCGCGCGCCGCGAGCGCGGTGGCGATGACTGGTTTGTCGGCGCCCTCACTAACGAAAAAGCGCGCGACCTGGACATCAATCTGGATTTTCTCGACAAGGACCTGAGTTATACCGCGACTCTCTATCGCGATGGCGACAAGGCGGACTACCGCAGCAATCCCGAGAGTTACGCCATCGAAACGCGCACCGTCAAAGCCGATGATCACATCGCTGCGCACCTGGCCGCCGGTGGTGGCCTCGCAATCAGCCTGGTCGCCAACAAGTCCGAATAA
- a CDS encoding tryptophan halogenase family protein, with amino-acid sequence MNTSMQPIRKIVIVGGGSAGWIAAAVLGSQFSREQLQVELVESEEIGTIGVGESTIPPFLELLQSLNIDERDFIQQTQASFKLGIEFSDWRVKGESYFHPFGTISAGMDETVFYQSWLKSRQLGDGYELQDFSPASVMASQKKFMLPQQAQQSPIGEARYALHLDAKLVADYLRRHAENNGVKRTEGRVTDIQCRQDGFIDNLTLANGEQIHGDFFIDCSGFRALLIEKTLGTDYSDWSHYLPCDRAVTIQTESTDTPPYTRAGAKDAGWMWRIPLQRRTGNGYVYASKFCSDDEALQTLLAGVEGKHLTEPHVIPFRTGVRREGWKANCLSLGLASGFIEPLESTAIHLVVRGMVHFMRNFPDRRCDAALVREYNRRMLMDYEEIRDFIVMHYCLTRRDDTPFWRWWQQMERPQSLQETLDYFAVKGELPETMDPLFAAVSWRSVCEGMGLRPQKYSALIDKFDPAVTRAHFERYLKAINEVVQKLPGHAEFIQKNCPHSQETA; translated from the coding sequence ATGAATACCTCCATGCAACCCATCAGGAAAATTGTAATCGTCGGCGGCGGTAGCGCCGGCTGGATCGCCGCCGCCGTACTGGGTAGCCAGTTTTCCCGCGAGCAGCTGCAGGTAGAGCTGGTGGAGTCCGAAGAGATCGGCACCATCGGCGTGGGCGAATCGACGATTCCGCCGTTTCTGGAATTACTGCAGTCGCTCAATATCGACGAGCGCGATTTTATCCAGCAGACCCAGGCCAGCTTCAAGCTCGGCATCGAATTTTCCGACTGGCGGGTAAAGGGCGAGTCCTACTTCCACCCGTTCGGCACTATCAGCGCCGGCATGGATGAAACCGTTTTCTACCAGTCGTGGCTCAAGAGCCGGCAACTCGGCGACGGCTACGAGTTGCAGGATTTCTCCCCGGCCAGCGTTATGGCCAGCCAGAAAAAGTTTATGCTGCCGCAGCAGGCCCAGCAGAGCCCGATCGGCGAAGCACGCTACGCACTCCACCTGGATGCCAAACTGGTCGCCGACTATCTGCGCCGCCACGCGGAAAACAACGGGGTAAAGCGCACCGAAGGACGCGTAACCGATATCCAGTGCCGACAAGACGGCTTTATCGATAACCTGACGCTGGCGAACGGCGAACAGATTCACGGCGACTTCTTTATCGATTGCAGCGGCTTCCGCGCCCTGCTGATTGAGAAGACACTCGGCACCGACTACAGCGACTGGTCACACTACCTGCCCTGCGACCGCGCGGTAACCATCCAGACCGAGAGTACTGATACCCCGCCCTACACCCGCGCCGGCGCCAAGGACGCCGGCTGGATGTGGCGTATCCCGCTGCAGCGGCGCACCGGTAACGGCTATGTGTATGCCAGTAAATTTTGCAGCGATGACGAGGCACTGCAGACGCTGCTCGCCGGCGTCGAGGGCAAACACCTGACCGAACCGCATGTCATTCCCTTCCGCACCGGCGTGCGCCGCGAGGGCTGGAAGGCGAACTGCCTGTCGCTGGGACTCGCCTCCGGTTTTATCGAACCGCTGGAGAGCACTGCGATTCACCTGGTGGTGCGCGGTATGGTGCACTTTATGCGCAACTTCCCCGACCGCCGCTGCGACGCAGCGCTGGTGCGCGAATACAACCGCCGCATGCTCATGGATTACGAGGAGATCCGCGATTTTATCGTCATGCACTACTGCCTGACCCGGCGCGACGACACACCCTTCTGGCGCTGGTGGCAGCAGATGGAACGGCCGCAGTCACTACAGGAAACGCTGGACTACTTTGCGGTAAAAGGCGAACTGCCGGAAACCATGGATCCGCTGTTCGCCGCTGTCAGCTGGCGCTCGGTGTGCGAGGGAATGGGGCTGCGGCCGCAGAAATACTCGGCCCTGATCGATAAATTCGACCCGGCCGTGACTCGCGCGCATTTCGAGCGCTATTTGAAAGCCATTAACGAGGTTGTACAGAAGCTACCGGGACACGCGGAATTTATTCAGAAGAACTGTCCGCATTCACAAGAAACTGCCTAA
- a CDS encoding tryptophan halogenase family protein encodes MNKSEIKQACKRIVIVGGGTAGWMSAASLQQHFGPQAQITLIESSEIGTVGVGEATIPTIRNFYHQLGLQDLDVIRATGATCKLGIEFRDWHRPGSKFIHPFGLYGQSLRGIDFHQFWLKLRRMGAAADLGDYSLGVTLAKNHKFTLPSRKPPSTLSVFDWALHFDATRFAALMRDFAEKNGVARIDAKIERVALNPDSGFIDSVVTECGQSIAGDLFIDCSGFRALLLGEALGIEYEDWNQWLLCDSALAVQSRGTGAPPPYTRVIARSAGWQWQIPLQHRQGNGHVYSSRHISDSDAQQILEQNIDGELLHAPRQLHFRPGRRKQAWHKNCIAIGLAAGFLEPLESTSIALVETALEKIKTLVTNFDCHPAVVEEFNQTTALETERVRDFLILHYKATARDDSDFWRYCRDMSIPDTLAHKLELFKASGYIVNYRWEMFHQPSWLAIFTGFDYLPEQYDQRVDNFDEQQLIHSFAEMRASLHRAADESPHHSDFIAQHCAAEPV; translated from the coding sequence ATGAACAAATCAGAAATAAAGCAAGCGTGCAAAAGAATCGTTATCGTCGGCGGCGGTACCGCCGGCTGGATGAGTGCGGCCAGCTTGCAACAGCACTTCGGCCCGCAGGCCCAGATCACACTGATCGAGTCCTCAGAGATCGGTACCGTCGGTGTCGGTGAGGCCACCATCCCCACCATCCGCAATTTCTATCACCAGCTGGGCCTGCAGGACCTGGATGTAATCCGCGCTACCGGCGCCACCTGCAAACTGGGCATCGAGTTCCGCGACTGGCACAGGCCCGGATCAAAATTCATCCATCCGTTCGGCCTGTACGGCCAGTCGCTGCGTGGGATCGATTTCCACCAGTTCTGGCTCAAACTGCGGCGCATGGGCGCCGCGGCGGACCTGGGCGATTACTCTCTCGGTGTGACCCTGGCCAAGAACCACAAGTTCACCCTGCCGAGCCGCAAGCCGCCGTCGACGCTGTCGGTCTTCGACTGGGCACTGCATTTTGACGCGACCCGCTTTGCCGCACTGATGCGTGATTTCGCAGAAAAGAACGGCGTGGCACGCATCGACGCGAAGATCGAACGGGTAGCGCTGAATCCGGATAGCGGTTTTATCGATTCAGTGGTTACCGAGTGCGGCCAGTCAATTGCCGGCGACCTGTTTATCGACTGCTCCGGCTTCCGCGCCCTGCTGCTCGGCGAGGCACTCGGTATTGAATATGAAGACTGGAACCAGTGGCTGCTGTGCGACAGCGCGCTGGCCGTGCAGAGCCGCGGTACCGGCGCACCGCCGCCCTATACCCGCGTCATCGCACGCAGTGCCGGCTGGCAGTGGCAGATTCCGCTGCAGCACCGCCAGGGCAACGGCCACGTTTACAGCAGCCGCCATATTTCCGACAGTGACGCGCAACAGATCCTCGAGCAGAACATCGACGGCGAACTGTTACACGCCCCGCGCCAGTTGCACTTTCGGCCGGGGCGGCGCAAGCAGGCCTGGCACAAAAACTGTATCGCCATCGGTCTCGCCGCCGGCTTTCTCGAACCGCTGGAGAGCACCAGCATCGCATTGGTCGAAACCGCACTGGAAAAGATCAAGACCCTCGTCACCAACTTCGACTGCCACCCGGCCGTGGTGGAGGAGTTCAACCAGACTACCGCGCTCGAAACCGAGCGGGTGCGCGACTTCCTGATCCTGCACTACAAGGCTACCGCGCGGGACGACAGCGATTTCTGGCGCTACTGCCGCGATATGTCGATCCCGGACACCCTCGCGCACAAACTGGAGCTATTCAAGGCCAGCGGCTATATCGTCAACTATCGCTGGGAAATGTTTCACCAGCCCAGCTGGCTGGCGATTTTTACCGGCTTCGACTATCTGCCGGAACAGTACGACCAACGCGTGGATAACTTCGACGAGCAGCAGCTGATTCACAGCTTTGCCGAGATGCGTGCGAGCCTGCATCGCGCCGCAGACGAATCCCCGCACCACAGCGACTTTATCGCGCAACATTGCGCCGCGGAGCCCGTATGA